The DNA window ttattCTCTTATATATAGAggtgttatataattttttaacataACTCGGATTGATTTTCTatcatctttttattttgagcacttatataatatattattattccAGCAATTACAATCAGCCATCAGGTACGATTTTCTAGAAGAACTTTCTTTCtacttttttaatgttttattagcTTTACATGTCAACCTCTTCttttaacataaaaatcaaCTATTTTACcatatatcataatattatgtTGATGTATTGCTTTTAGAAATACATATTATGTGGttataagtttttttatatataattataaataaaaatttaatacataataaaattttaattttttcactttaatttcttttttgtaggaattattttattttatttattaaatatggcTTTAGAATCAAAAAAAGGATCTTCAACTACCGATCCTATTTGGAGCCATTGTTCTCGAGTTAACGacaataaaatgaatttaaggTGTAATTATTATGGATTACAAAGGTGGGGGGGGGGTATAAATCGAATGAAACATCATCTAGCGGGAGATCATGATAATGTTGCTCCTTGCACTCAATATCCACAAAAAGTGAAAGAtctttgtattaaaattttaggtgATTTCGAAATTCAAAAATCTTAACATGAGAACGAGTGTTTTGATGTAGATGAAAGAGCTCAAGGAGATCTAAATTTAGgtgaaaaaagaaagaatatgAATGCATTCATAACTAAAGATAAAGGAATCAAACAACAAACTTTAAATgcaatggtaaaaaaaaaagaacccGTAATTCAAAGTATTTGTAGATTTCTATATGGACATGCATTACCTTTTGTTTTGGTGAAGAGTCCATTATTTTCTTCTATGTTGGATACAGTTGGTGAATATGGTAGAGGGTTAAAACCTCCTAGTTATCATGAAGCTAGAGTCACTTATTTGAAAAAAGAAGTGGAAAGTGTGAATTCAATGCTAGAGAAGTATAAAAAAGAATGGAAAAAAACAGGTTGTACTTTGATGTCTGACAGGTGGACTGATAAAAAATCTAGATCTCTCactaattttttagtaaatagtCCAAGTGAGactgtttttcttaaatctatAGACACATTTGTTGTTATCAAAGATGCACAAAagttatttgaaatgtttgatgGACTAGTGGAGGAAATTGGACAGGAAAATGTTGTTCAGGTTGTGACTGATAGTGCGTCAGCTTATGTAAAAGCTGGGAACTTATTGATGGAAAAGAGAAAGAAATTATTTTGGTCTCCTTGTGCGGCTCACTGTATTGACAATATATTGGAGGATATAGGTGAATTGTTGATGTTTAAAGATACAATAAATAAACCTAGGGAAGTTTGTGTTTATATTTATAGGCATGCTTGGGTTCTTAGCATGTTTAGAAAGTTTTATGGCAAGAAGGAGTTAAAAAGAGCCGGAGTTACAAGATTTGCTATAAGTTTTTTCACATTGAAGAGTTTTAAGGAAAATAAACTTCCACTTAGAGCGATGTTTGCTTTAGAGGACTGGGCAAAGAGTCAGTATGTTTCCAAGCCAGAAGCAAAAAGGGTGGGCACAATTATGTTATCTGATGTTCGATTTTGGAAATCAGTTAAGTATTGTCTAAAGTGTGTGAGTTCAATTGTCAAAGTTTTAAGACTCGTTGATGGGGATGCCAAACCGGCTATGTGGTATATTTATGAAGCAATGGATAGGGCAAAGGAGCAAATTGCAAACAATTTCAATTAGCAACTGACAAAGTATGAACGAGTTTGGAAAATTATTGATACAAGATGGGATTTGCAACTCCATAGGCCACTTCATGCAGCtagttattttcttaatctCAAGTAAgaattatatttatcaaaataaaatattttatatttagatgATATTAATAAGAATCTATGATTAgctttaataattttgttttttaggtTTCAGTACGACGAGTCATTCAATGCCGATACATAAGTCAAAGTAGGATTATACACAACAATTGAGAAGATGTTTCCGGATATCGAAACAAGAATTAAAGTTGATCAACAAttagaaaaattcaaaaaaggaGAAGGAATGTCCGGGATAAGCATGACTACTTCGActagagataaaaaaaacaaccaGGTTTATGGTGGGAAAGCTATGAAGAAGAATGTAAAGAGCTTCAAAGTCTTATTATTAGAGTGTTAAGTCTAACATGTTAGTGCTATAGGATGTGAGCGAAATTGGAGTACATTTGAGCATGtgcattctaaaaaaaattgttaagaaCAACAAAGATTGAATGCTCTCGTGTTTGTTAAATTTAACATTCAACTTGAATTAAGACAAGCAAAGAGGGAGAAACGTGGGGAGACATATGATCCAATTTGTTTGAGTGATATCCGATGATGAATGGATCACCGAAATTGAAGAGAGTTGTCTACCCGAATACAATTCATGGATGGATGTCAATGAATGCTTTGATGATGATGAAAGACTAGGATCTACTAGTCAAAGAAAACGAGGACCAAGAAACTTGAGGCATGATAGACACGAAAAAGAAAAGACGGTTGAAGATGAGGTAATGGAAGATTTGGATTTAGATTCGTTCAATGGCGAAGAAGGAATTGAAGAACGAGGGGAAATAGAAGATTTGACAATCTTAGGAAATAACAATAGTGATGAGGATGGCGACGATCTCGAACTTGATAGGAACTAGCTTTATTAATAGTCTAATAtagttgatttaatttttttattagatgatATTGGTTTATTTTAGAGTagtttaagttattttattttatattcacaattttatatataatttttctttttttaaaatagccGAATCTTACGATTCGATTCGATTTTCGATTTACAAATTGCGATGAGTCGAATCTCGATTTGACAACTATTGTTTCTACAGACGTTTTAGCCTGTAACTTCTTGCAATCTCGCTTCATATGACCCGCTCTATGACAGTAGTGACAAATCACAATTTTATTTTCCGCTATAATTTCCACAAGATCAACAAGCaacaaattttgaaattttgaacgGCGAGTGATACTGGTGGTGAAATTAGAGACGGCGCGTGGTGAGAAAAGAGTAGCACCCAAAGTTGATGACCCACAAAATTGCAACTGACTGCTTTGTTAGGCAGTAACACAACACTGTCGTTTgacagtttttattttttatattgattatTTGATACTAATATCAGAGTCTTTATagttaaaagatttaaaattcaacatttatttattctcaattgattaatcaaaaatttaagCGTAAAATAACATGGGCATGTGCTTATGCATGCCCCAAAACATTCGCATAAGGAATATattagagaaaataaaattataattcgtATCTTATGAGTATATcagagaaaaaaattataatacgtGTCTTATctaagaattaattttttaaatttatcgatATCTAATTTAATAGattgaaatagaaaaagaaaacaaaattgttATGTTAACAAAAGAAAACACAAGGAAAATGCTAAAAGTAAAAAGTAGtggggtttttgatatttgggtgtcTCAAAGGCACCCAAAAATCCATTATAGTGCctcttctggaattaattccagaagagTGCCTGGTCCCACtcgttccgcattctaggaatgcggaacgagaggggttccgcattcctagaatgcggaacgaGGGCAGCAGCTGATTAACTTTGTTAATCAGCTGCTTAAGcacgttccgcattctaggaatgcggaacgtgcttccccaatgattggggagacagttttgtctccccaatcattgggactgcaatgattgggcatttagtgcccaatcattgctgaactttttaaaaaaaaaaacaaattttatttaattttttttataaacactataaattaaatacaatGTTATCAAacgatatattaaaaattaatttaaatgctTGTTTGATTTAAGtactaattttaacaaattgaaaATATCTGGGTACCGGAGCCAACTACCGCATGTAGGTCACTTAATTTGTATCTCTGAGCCTTGGTTTTGCATATATAACTTAGTCTCTAAAATAAACACACCTCATTCACTCTCATTACAGAACAACAAACTGATTTTGAGTTTCCGAATGGATTCTTGTCCTCTAAGAGACGACGgaaaatttataacaattataacacacgaatataatatacataatatagtaaacatacaacatatactaaaatacaaaaatcgataaataaagaaaaatatgaaatctaATCCTCATATCTACGAGTCCTCGGTCTCTGTACCCTCAAACCGTGAGTCTCTCGTCGGTGCCGCGAGCTGTCTGTGATCGAGTGAAACTGTCTGGGTACGGGAGGGCTCTCGCCGCTGTCGGAGGCGTCCTCGTCCTGAGCTGAATGCTGAACGTCTGCTGCTGGTGGTGCAGTACCGGTCTCCTCCTGTGTGGGCGGTAGAAGTCTAAAAGATGGAGGTGTGAGATCCGGTCGTGATAAAAGCTCCTCGTACGCCTCTGAACCGATCTCCGGACCGAATAACCATGACTCTGACAGTGTAAAATGTAGCTGTGATGGATCCTGGGCCTGGTGAGAAGAAGATGGCCGCGAATGTGACGTCGACGGCTGATCATCCGAAGGCATCGTGGGACGGTAGCACTGATCGAAAGACGTGAACGGTTGAGCATCTGTATATGGCGCTGGACGGTAATACTGATCTGATGCAGCAAACGGCGGTGGTGTGGTCTGCTGAAACGGAGACGCCGGTGGTGTGGCCTGCCGGAACTGAGACGCCGGTGGTGTGGTCTGCTGGAACTGAGACGCCGGTGGTGTGCCCAGAGAAGTGGTATATGCTGTCTGTCCGTACGACGGCTCAAAAAACGGCATCGACGAAGGCGGGACCTGATACGATGATACCTGGGGTCCCTGAAATACAAAGTTAAAAacgcaacatttaaaatatatatttaactaCGAGTTAAAaagcaataaattaaattataaatgacaTGAA is part of the Mercurialis annua linkage group LG3, ddMerAnnu1.2, whole genome shotgun sequence genome and encodes:
- the LOC126672323 gene encoding uncharacterized protein LOC126672323, with the protein product MALESKKGSSTTDPIWSHCSRVNDNKMNLRYERAQGDLNLGEKRKNMNAFITKDKGIKQQTLNAMVKKKEPVIQSICRFLYGHALPFVLVKSPLFSSMLDTVGEYGRGLKPPSYHEARVTYLKKEVESVNSMLEKYKKEWKKTGCTLMSDRWTDKKSRSLTNFLVNSPSETVFLKSIDTFVVIKDAQKLFEMFDGLVEEIGQENVVQVVTDSASAYVKAGNLLMEKRKKLFWSPCAAHCIDNILEDIGELLMFKDTINKPREVCVYIYRHAWVLSMFRKFYGKKELKRAGVTRFAISFFTLKSFKENKLPLRAMFALEDWAKSQYVSKPEAKRVGTIMLSDVRFWKSVKYCLKCVSSIVKVLRLVDGDAKPAMWYIYEAMDRAKEQIANNFN